The Maridesulfovibrio zosterae DSM 11974 genome contains a region encoding:
- the fdnG gene encoding formate dehydrogenase-N subunit alpha: protein MRINRRDFVKMTTVAAAGIAAVPAFGGLGKAFANTAEERARQLSPKWTKQTTSVCAFCSVGCGLLVNTDVETKRAVNVEGNPDHPINEGALCAKGAATIQMTENPKRPGKFLYRAPYADQWEEKDWDFCKKRIAQLIKKSRDESFEKKNAKGQVVNRTMGIASLGSAALDNEECYAMHSFMRALGLVYVEHQARIUHSATVAALVESFGRGAMTNHWNDLQNSDCILIMGSNAAENHPISFKWAVKAQKRGGKIIHVDPRFTRTSARSDAYVALRSGTDIAVLGGMINYIIKNKRYFEKYMVDYTNASFIVNKNYSFDNGLFAGFDSKTNSYDKSKWAFELDKKGIPKQDKSLKDHNCVFQVMKRHFSRYTPEKVSSISGVSVNDLDMLYKTYTATGKPDKAGTIMYAMGWTQHTVGVQNIRAMAMIQLMLGNIGVAGGGVNALRGECNVQGSTDYALLYHILPGYLKTPLAGQDTLEQYNNTYTPKSSDPESANWWQHYPKYSASLIKAMYSEDTPDQGYQYLPRLDNHKASVYSWIPLIDRMYRGKFTGGLVWGMNPACSSSDANKTRKALSKLDWMVNVNLFQCETSDFWKGPDMDPKKVKTETFFIPCASSIEKEGSVSNSGRWMQWRYKGPETFGDVKTDGHYFHEIWEELAALYEKEGGVYPEPITHLSFNNMCEQNEHGHYQFSAQKTAKLCNGWFTRDVEVKGKKFKKGQQVPSFAYLQADGSTTSGNWLYCNSVTDEGNKSERHDSSQTKEQANIGLFPNWTWCWPVNRRILYNRASVDQKGNPWNPKKAVIKWNGSKWIGDVPDGGWKPGTKHPFIMRKNGFGQLFGPGRADGPLPEYYEPLECPVSDHPFSKTLHNPTAVQIIGEEKAVCNPRYPFVGTTYRITEHWQTGSMTRWQSWLVEAEPQMFVEISPELAKLRGIENGEKVTVESVRGSLWAIAMVTERIKPYNINGTDIHMVGMPWHYGWVTPVNGGDSANIVTPNVGDPNTGIPEYKAFMVNVRKWKEGDK from the coding sequence ATGAGAATTAATCGTAGAGATTTTGTGAAAATGACGACTGTAGCTGCGGCAGGTATTGCCGCCGTTCCTGCGTTCGGAGGCCTTGGAAAGGCTTTTGCGAACACAGCCGAGGAACGTGCTAGACAGCTCAGTCCTAAATGGACAAAACAAACTACATCCGTATGTGCATTCTGTTCAGTCGGTTGCGGGCTTCTGGTTAATACTGATGTTGAAACCAAAAGGGCTGTAAACGTCGAGGGTAATCCTGACCATCCGATTAATGAAGGAGCTCTTTGCGCAAAAGGTGCTGCAACTATCCAGATGACAGAGAACCCGAAACGGCCTGGCAAATTTCTGTATAGAGCACCATATGCTGATCAATGGGAAGAAAAAGACTGGGACTTCTGCAAAAAACGTATTGCCCAGCTTATCAAAAAATCACGAGATGAAAGTTTCGAGAAGAAGAATGCCAAAGGTCAGGTTGTAAACCGTACTATGGGGATTGCTTCTCTTGGTTCCGCCGCGCTGGATAACGAAGAATGTTATGCCATGCACAGTTTCATGAGAGCTTTAGGCCTGGTGTACGTAGAGCATCAGGCACGTATCTGACACAGCGCAACTGTTGCGGCTCTGGTAGAGTCGTTCGGACGCGGTGCGATGACCAACCACTGGAATGATCTTCAGAACAGTGATTGTATTTTGATAATGGGCAGTAATGCTGCCGAAAACCATCCCATTTCTTTTAAATGGGCAGTAAAAGCACAAAAACGCGGTGGAAAAATTATCCATGTTGACCCCCGCTTTACTCGTACTTCCGCAAGATCTGACGCATACGTAGCTCTGCGTTCAGGCACTGATATCGCTGTACTCGGCGGTATGATCAACTATATCATCAAAAATAAGCGTTACTTTGAGAAGTACATGGTGGATTACACCAACGCTTCTTTCATCGTAAATAAAAATTATAGCTTCGATAACGGCTTGTTTGCCGGATTCGACAGCAAGACAAATTCTTACGATAAATCCAAGTGGGCTTTTGAACTGGATAAAAAAGGTATTCCAAAGCAGGACAAATCCCTGAAGGATCATAACTGTGTTTTTCAGGTGATGAAAAGGCATTTCTCCAGATATACTCCTGAAAAAGTATCCTCCATCTCAGGCGTATCAGTTAATGATCTGGATATGCTTTATAAAACATACACTGCCACAGGAAAACCGGATAAAGCCGGAACTATTATGTACGCCATGGGTTGGACCCAGCACACGGTTGGTGTACAGAATATCCGCGCCATGGCAATGATCCAGCTTATGCTTGGTAATATCGGAGTTGCCGGTGGCGGCGTTAATGCACTTCGTGGTGAATGTAATGTTCAGGGCTCCACTGATTATGCCCTGCTCTATCACATTTTACCCGGTTATCTGAAAACACCGCTTGCTGGACAGGACACTCTGGAACAGTACAATAATACGTACACTCCAAAAAGCAGCGATCCGGAAAGTGCGAACTGGTGGCAGCATTATCCAAAATATTCTGCAAGCCTTATCAAGGCCATGTACTCTGAAGATACCCCGGATCAGGGTTATCAGTACCTGCCTCGCCTCGATAATCACAAGGCCAGCGTATATTCTTGGATTCCACTCATTGATCGTATGTATCGCGGCAAATTCACAGGTGGCTTAGTCTGGGGCATGAACCCTGCCTGCTCCAGTTCTGATGCAAATAAGACCCGTAAAGCTCTGAGTAAATTAGACTGGATGGTTAACGTTAACCTCTTCCAGTGTGAAACAAGTGACTTCTGGAAAGGTCCTGATATGGATCCTAAAAAAGTCAAAACCGAAACCTTTTTCATCCCCTGTGCGTCTTCAATTGAAAAAGAAGGTTCTGTTTCAAACTCAGGTCGCTGGATGCAATGGCGTTACAAAGGTCCTGAAACATTTGGTGATGTTAAGACTGATGGGCACTACTTCCATGAAATATGGGAAGAACTTGCTGCTCTTTATGAAAAAGAAGGTGGTGTCTATCCTGAGCCTATTACTCATCTCAGCTTCAACAACATGTGTGAACAGAATGAGCACGGTCACTATCAGTTCAGTGCCCAGAAAACAGCCAAACTCTGTAACGGCTGGTTTACCCGTGATGTCGAGGTCAAGGGCAAAAAGTTCAAGAAAGGACAGCAGGTTCCCAGTTTCGCATACTTGCAGGCAGACGGTTCCACTACCTCCGGTAACTGGCTGTACTGTAACTCTGTAACTGATGAAGGCAATAAGTCCGAACGTCATGATTCGAGTCAGACCAAGGAACAGGCAAACATAGGCCTTTTCCCTAACTGGACATGGTGCTGGCCTGTCAACCGTCGCATCCTTTACAACAGGGCATCTGTTGACCAAAAAGGTAATCCTTGGAATCCAAAGAAAGCGGTTATCAAATGGAATGGGTCCAAATGGATTGGTGATGTTCCTGACGGTGGCTGGAAGCCCGGAACAAAACATCCATTCATTATGCGTAAGAACGGATTCGGTCAGCTCTTCGGGCCCGGGCGTGCAGACGGTCCATTGCCTGAATACTATGAGCCACTGGAATGTCCTGTATCAGACCACCCATTCTCCAAGACACTGCATAACCCCACAGCTGTGCAGATCATTGGTGAAGAAAAGGCTGTCTGTAATCCGCGTTATCCTTTTGTCGGCACAACATACCGTATTACCGAACACTGGCAGACCGGTTCTATGACTCGTTGGCAGTCATGGCTTGTTGAAGCAGAACCGCAGATGTTCGTAGAAATCAGTCCTGAATTGGCTAAGCTGCGCGGTATTGAAAACGGTGAAAAAGTTACTGTTGAAAGCGTACGTGGATCACTCTGGGCTATTGCAATGGTTACCGAACGTATCAAGCCGTACAATATTAACGGAACTGATATTCATATGGTCGGCATGCCATGGCATTATGGATGGGTAACTCCGGTTAACGGTGGTGATTCAGCAAACATAGTAACTCCAAACGTTGGCGACCCCAACACTGGTATTCCGGAATACAAAGCCTTTATGGTGAACGTTCGCAAGTGGAAGGAGGGTGATAAGTAA